The Epinephelus lanceolatus isolate andai-2023 chromosome 11, ASM4190304v1, whole genome shotgun sequence genome window below encodes:
- the LOC144464793 gene encoding uncharacterized protein LOC144464793 yields the protein MNTSSTSSTSNTSSTSSTSSTSNTSSTSSTSSTSSTSSTSNTSSTSSTSSTSNTSSTSSTSNTSNTSSTSNTSNTSSTSSTSSTSNTSSTSSTSNTSSTSSTSNTSNTSSTSNTSNTSSTSSTSSTSSTSSTSSTSSTSSTSNTSSTSSTSNTSSTSNTSNTSSTSGTSSTSSTSNTSSTSSTSNTSSTSSTSSTSSTSSTSNTSSTSSTSSTSSTSSTSNTSNTSNTSSTSSTSSTSSTSSTSNTSSTSNTSSTSNTFRIPKVQWR from the coding sequence ATGAACACCAGTAGCACCAGTAGTACCAGTAACACCAGTAGCACCAGTAGTACCAGTAGTACCAGTAACACCAGTAGCACCAGTAGTACCAGTAGTACCAGTAGTACCAGTAGCACCAGTAACACCAGTAGCACCAGTAGTACCAGTAGTACCAGTAACACCAGTAGCACCAGTAGTACCAGTAACACCAGTAACACCAGTAGCACCAGTAACACCAGTAACACCAGTAGCACCAGTAGTACCAGTAGTACTAGTAACACCAGTAGCACCAGTAGCACCAGTAACACCAGTAGCACCAGTAGCACCAGTAACACCAGTAACACCAGTAGCACCAGTAACACCAGTAACACCAGTAGCACCAGTAGTACCAGTAGTACCAGTAGCACCAGTAGTACCAGTAGCACCAGTAGTACCAGTAGTACCAGTAACACCAGTAGCACCAGTAGTACCAGTAACACCAGTAGCACCAGTAACACCAGTAACACCAGTAGCACCAGTGGTACCAGTAGCACCAGTAGTACCAGTAACACCAGTAGCACCAGTAGTACCAGTAACACCAGTAGCACCAGTAGCACCAGTAGTACCAGTAGCACCAGTAGTACCAGTAACACCAGTAGCACCAGTAGCACCAGTAGCACCAGTAGCACCAGTAGTACCAGTAACACCAGTAACACCAGTAACACCAGTAGCACCAGTAGTACCAGTAGCACCAGTAGCACCAGTAGTACCAGTAACACCAGTAGCACCAGTAACACCAGTAGTACCAGTAACACCTTCAGAATACCAAAGGTCCAATGGAGATGA
- the chm gene encoding rab proteins geranylgeranyltransferase component A 1, with the protein MAADDLPSDFDVVILGTGLAESVVAAAFSRVGQRVLHLDRRSYYAANWASFTFNSLLTWIQEHQEESQPEEFQDYSSLLEEGEELIYLSNSDSASISNLQVFCFTSEEDEEEEAQSLDAQNTTEEDRGGAAEDAVNETSETESAGSKEEEAEQEVAAGEEEQQQASHTEGEEPEADQPTPAAAQSQSEPTRKKISYAQLVKEGRRFNIDLVSKLMYSRGSLVDLLIKSNVSRYAEFKNVTRILTCRQGNVEQVPCSRADVFASRQLSVVEKRKLMRFLTSCVEDTEEQLAYNGRPYVEFLRDQQLSDNLQHFLLHSIAMVTEDTPTEEGLASTRHFLRCLGRYGNTPFLFPVYGLGEIPQCFCRMCAVFGGIYCLRHSVTALLVHKDTNRCKAVIDSRGQRISCSYFVVEEGFVGADRKKVATPTRFLSRAVLITDSSVLPSDSDQQVSMVTVPPIAAGCPAVKMVELCSSTMTCMPGTYLVHLTCQSVGSAYEDLLPVVTRMFRTPESHDQEICPSVLWCMYFNMADGSGLEVEGHDLPSNVYMCSGPDGALGHEHAIKQAESIFQKILPEEDFCPPAPNPEDIIYDGENPSSSSTGEEEKDGEEEEEKDGAAEEEKHGEEEEKDGAAEEEKDGAAEEEKDGEEEEERSLQAEE; encoded by the exons GTCTGGCTGAGTCGGTGGTGGCAGCAGCCTTCTCCAGAGTCGGTCAGAGAGTTCTTCATCTCGACAG gCGAAGTTATTATGCAGCTAACTGGGCCAGCTTCACCTTCAACTCTCTGCTCACCTGGATACAGGAGCACCAG gAGGAGTCTCAGCCAGAGGAGTTTCAGGATTATTCGAGCCTGTtggaggaaggggaggagcTGATCTACCTGTCAAACTCAGACTCCGCCTCCATCAGTAACCTGCAGGTGTTCTGCTTCACCAG TgaggaagacgaggaggaggaagctCAGAGTCTTGATGCTCAgaacaccacagaagaagacagaggaggagctgctgaggACGCTGTCAACGAAACATCTGAGACAGAATCTGCAG GTTCAAAGGAGGAAGAGGCGGAGCAGGAAGTAGCAGCtggagaagaagaacaacagcag GCCTCCCACACAGAGGGGGAGGAGCCAGAGGCAGATCAGCCCACCCCCGCTGCTGCTCagagccaatcagagccaacCAGGAAGAAGATCAGCTACGCTCAGCTGGTGAAGGAAGGACGCAGGTTTAACATCGACCTGGTCTCCAAG ctCATGTATTCTCGCGGCTCATTGGTCGATCTGCTCATCAAATCAAATGTCAGTCGTTATGCAGAGTTCAAGAACGTCACCAGGATACTCACCTGTCGCCAAGGAAATGTGGAACAG gtgcCCTGCAGCAGAGCGGATGTCTTTGCGAGTCGTCAGCTGTCTGTGGTAGAAAAAAGGAAGTTGATGCgtttcctcacttcctgtgtggaAGACACGGAGGAGCAGCTAG CCTACAACGGTCGGCCATATGTGGAGTTCCTGCGTGACCAGCAGCTTAGTGACAACCTGCAGCACTTCCTGCTTCACTCCATCGCCATGgtaacagaggacacacccacAGAGGAGGGCCTCGCCTCCACACGTCATTTCCTGCGCTGCCTGGGTCGCTACGGAAACACGcccttcctgtttcctgtctacGGCCTGGGAGAGATACCCCAGTGTTTCTGTAG GATGTGTGCTGTGTTCGGAGGGATCTACTGTCTGAGACACTCAGTCACTGCTCTGCTGGTCCACAAAGACACCAACAG ATGTAAAGCGGTGATTGACAGCCGAGGACAGCGAATCAGCTGCAGCTACTTTGTTGTGGAGGAAGGCTTCGTTGGAGCTGACAGGAAGAAGGTGGCCACACCCACCAG gTTTCTCTCCAGAGCAGTTTTGATAACAGACAGCTCCGTCCTGCCCAGTGACTCAGACCAACAG GTCTCCATGGTAACGGTTCCTCCAATAGCAGCAGGATGTCCAGCGGTGAAGATGGTGGAGCTCTGTTCGTCCACGATGACCTGCATGCCGGGAACAT ATCTGGTCCATCTCACCTGTCAGTCAGTTGGCTCCGCCTATGAGGACCTGTTGCCGGTGGTTACCAGGATGTTCCGCACACCAGAGTCACATGAccaag agatctgtccatctgtcctctGGTGTATGTACTTCAACATGGCCGACGGTTCGGGGCTGGAGGTGGAAGGTCATGACCTCCCGTCTAACGTGTACATGTGCTCTGGACCTGACGGAGCTCTGGGACACGAACACGCTATCAAACAG GCCGAGTCCATCTTCCAGAAGATCCTTCCTGAGGAGGATTTCTGTCCTCCTGCTCCCAACCCTGAAGACATCATCTATGATGGAGAgaacccctcctcctcctccaccggagaggaggagaaggatggagaggaggaggaggagaaggatggagcagcagaggaggagaagcatggagaggaggaggagaaggatggagcagcagaggaggagaaggatggagcagcagaggaggagaaggatggagaggaggaggaggagcggaGCCTTCAGGCTGAGGAGTAA